In Spirobacillus cienkowskii, a genomic segment contains:
- a CDS encoding IS982 family transposase: MDWQSQLITVYLTTCDFFSQLSPTSFLKISPNSNPSFTDQEVTTIYIFGVLMKQKNIKAIFNFTKNFIPNWFPHLPSYEGFLSRLNSLSKLFPELANFILKNNKFKIPKTKSKPFILIDSLPIILTTGFRAHKCNTANDISAIGYCSSKDKFYYGLKLHLAALFQNKKLAAPIDFKITPAATHDLTAVKNDLLNFKHSQIFADRAYCDKSTKKNLNQINSKLHTPIKLSRNKKTLSSDEKVYSKSVSSIRQSIEILFNWLIESSGIQIASKVRSTKGLIVHVFGRFSACLFNYLFKF; the protein is encoded by the coding sequence ATGGACTGGCAGAGCCAACTCATCACTGTATACCTTACTACCTGCGATTTCTTTTCTCAACTCTCTCCAACCTCTTTTTTAAAAATTAGTCCAAACTCAAATCCCTCGTTCACAGACCAAGAAGTCACCACTATTTACATCTTTGGAGTTTTAATGAAACAAAAAAATATAAAAGCTATTTTTAACTTCACTAAAAATTTTATTCCAAACTGGTTTCCTCACTTGCCTTCTTATGAAGGATTTTTGTCAAGACTTAATAGCTTAAGTAAACTCTTTCCTGAACTTGCAAACTTTATTTTAAAAAATAATAAATTTAAAATCCCTAAAACAAAATCCAAACCTTTTATTCTTATTGACTCTTTACCTATTATACTCACAACTGGTTTTCGGGCGCACAAGTGCAATACTGCAAACGATATTTCTGCTATTGGCTATTGCTCTTCAAAAGATAAATTTTACTATGGGTTAAAACTTCATCTCGCTGCTTTGTTTCAAAATAAAAAACTTGCCGCACCTATTGATTTTAAAATCACACCCGCCGCAACTCACGACTTAACTGCTGTTAAGAATGATCTTTTAAACTTCAAACATTCGCAAATCTTTGCCGATCGTGCTTACTGTGACAAATCAACTAAAAAAAACTTGAATCAAATAAACTCTAAATTACACACACCAATTAAACTCTCTCGGAATAAAAAAACTCTTTCTAGTGATGAGAAAGTTTATTCTAAATCTGTTAGCTCTATTCGGCAGTCCATTGAAATCCTTTTTAACTGGTTAATTGAATCCAGCGGTATTCAAATCGCATCAAAAGTTCGATCGACTAAAGGCCTTATCGTCCATGTTTTCGGACGATTTTCTGCCTGCCTGTTTAACTACTTATTCAAATTCTAA
- a CDS encoding glycosyltransferase family 2 protein: MKKNKFKIKDLDTVVLISIVLFICTFAIFLFFRLTEFKELVGIEKIFFQAMRFYMLFLFGRLAMHLLLSFANRYFSKNLKKLDYYPLVSVIIPCFNEEKVISHAVKSTLAISYPNIEILLVDDGSSDATAEVIALLESKGSIRAIHQENAGKAAALNRAISEAHGDYIFCMDADSIINSDAIQIGMKYFQQDPQVAAVAGSVEIGNVKNFITSFQRLEYISGLNLYKTAQSFLKKVTVIPGPIGLFNKSIVQEVGGYRSNTYAEDCELTVRLLMNGYKTMYDSEMVAITEAPEDFQSLISQRYRWSRGVVQAIRENIYWLFHPLKSFSNFLVINAS; the protein is encoded by the coding sequence ATGAAAAAAAATAAATTTAAGATTAAAGATTTAGATACAGTTGTATTAATATCTATTGTGCTGTTTATTTGTACTTTTGCAATTTTTTTGTTTTTTAGATTGACAGAATTTAAAGAATTAGTTGGAATAGAAAAAATATTTTTTCAAGCAATGCGATTTTATATGCTATTTCTTTTTGGAAGATTAGCAATGCATTTACTACTTAGTTTTGCAAATCGATATTTTTCAAAAAATTTAAAAAAATTGGATTATTATCCACTTGTTAGTGTAATAATTCCTTGTTTCAATGAAGAAAAAGTTATTAGTCATGCTGTAAAATCAACTTTAGCGATCAGTTATCCTAATATTGAAATATTATTGGTTGATGATGGATCGAGTGATGCAACAGCAGAGGTCATCGCTCTCTTAGAAAGTAAAGGAAGCATTAGAGCTATTCACCAAGAAAATGCTGGAAAAGCGGCTGCTCTCAATAGAGCTATTTCAGAAGCTCATGGGGATTATATTTTTTGTATGGATGCAGATAGCATTATTAATTCGGATGCGATTCAAATTGGCATGAAGTATTTTCAGCAAGATCCACAAGTTGCTGCAGTTGCTGGAAGTGTTGAAATTGGAAATGTAAAAAATTTTATTACTTCTTTTCAAAGGCTCGAATATATTTCTGGTTTGAATTTATATAAAACGGCACAGTCTTTTTTAAAAAAAGTCACAGTTATTCCTGGGCCAATTGGGTTATTTAATAAATCAATAGTTCAAGAAGTTGGTGGTTATCGTTCGAACACGTATGCAGAAGACTGTGAGTTGACAGTTCGCTTACTCATGAATGGCTACAAAACAATGTATGATTCTGAGATGGTTGCCATTACGGAAGCTCCAGAAGATTTTCAGTCTTTAATTTCGCAAAGATATAGGTGGTCTCGAGGAGTTGTGCAAGCCATTCGAGAGAATATTTATTGGTTATTTCACCCATTGAAGAGCTTTTCTAATTTTCTTGTTATTAATGCCAGTTAA
- a CDS encoding response regulator produces MSESNTEEKENLERKNITPEEKKKILYIDDDEISQKIITKALSRYFNVTSELSGTNAMLIADQINPHLILLDLNMPNVDGFEILHHFRQHPTLSSIPIICVSGDKDEHTRRRANELGATKYMPKPIDITQVSTDVKNLLNILNTTLKSQNNKIKILIGFNTSEKDILIKKDILELFNNGENILILSIQEGKVFFKNFNISNDSFELGRIIYLQIKASLIARLPYLEELSSVIFDLRRMLNFDIDSYHLIFDSPEVLFNIQEISQSNSSLILISNTLSQHFKTINYYTKSNKKNIENINTMAKILVGNF; encoded by the coding sequence ATGAGTGAATCAAATACTGAAGAAAAAGAAAATCTTGAAAGAAAAAATATAACACCAGAAGAAAAAAAGAAAATTCTTTATATTGACGACGATGAAATATCACAAAAAATTATTACAAAAGCACTATCACGATACTTTAATGTAACAAGTGAACTTTCTGGCACAAATGCAATGCTTATTGCAGACCAAATTAATCCTCATTTAATTTTACTTGATCTCAATATGCCAAATGTTGATGGATTTGAAATTTTACACCATTTTCGTCAACATCCCACCCTCTCTTCAATTCCAATTATTTGCGTCAGTGGTGACAAAGATGAGCACACTCGACGTAGAGCAAATGAACTCGGCGCCACAAAATACATGCCAAAACCTATTGATATTACGCAAGTTTCTACTGATGTTAAAAATTTATTGAATATTCTCAATACAACTCTTAAAAGTCAAAATAATAAAATTAAAATTTTGATTGGATTTAATACATCAGAAAAAGACATTTTAATAAAAAAAGATATTTTAGAATTATTTAACAATGGAGAAAATATTTTAATACTTTCTATTCAAGAAGGAAAAGTATTTTTTAAAAACTTTAATATTAGTAATGATTCTTTTGAACTCGGAAGAATTATTTACTTACAAATAAAAGCATCTTTAATTGCAAGACTTCCATATCTTGAAGAACTCAGCTCAGTCATTTTTGATCTAAGAAGGATGTTAAACTTTGATATAGATAGCTATCATCTTATTTTTGATAGTCCTGAGGTTTTATTTAATATCCAAGAAATTAGTCAATCGAACTCTTCATTAATATTAATTAGCAATACTTTATCGCAACATTTTAAAACAATAAATTACTATACAAAATCTAATAAAAAAAACATTGAAAATATCAATACAATGGCAAAAATTTTAGTTGGAAACTTTTAG
- a CDS encoding acyl-CoA thioesterase, with protein sequence MNFHNKTYQIRISDINYGNHLGHDKLISIVHDARCSFFDSIGTSELHINEDQMGLVVHEVNFKYKSQIHFLDKIEVLSYFTEISDYTVKMNSEIKNIKQNKMSAVGYIKLVCFNFKNNKISKFPKEFVEKLQEFSH encoded by the coding sequence ATGAATTTTCACAATAAAACTTATCAAATAAGAATTTCTGATATTAACTATGGAAATCATTTGGGACACGACAAATTAATTTCTATTGTTCATGATGCGCGTTGTTCTTTTTTTGATAGCATTGGTACAAGTGAACTCCACATCAATGAAGATCAAATGGGCTTGGTTGTTCATGAAGTGAATTTTAAATACAAATCACAAATTCATTTCTTAGATAAAATTGAAGTTTTGTCTTATTTTACTGAAATAAGTGATTATACTGTAAAAATGAACTCTGAAATTAAAAATATTAAACAAAATAAGATGTCTGCTGTTGGGTACATCAAATTAGTTTGCTTTAATTTCAAAAATAATAAAATTTCTAAATTTCCAAAAGAATTTGTCGAAAAATTACAAGAATTTTCCCATTAA
- a CDS encoding dienelactone hydrolase family protein: MLTDSKGKLRNVNRRDFVLKTALPIGFALAVSQVAFSVIETDLEGIEASEIKIKSGNIELPAYQAMPKQKSNLTPLIICHEIFGVHEHIRDVCRRFAKLGYYAIAPYLYARHGEVANIKDIPTIISDVVSKVTVADVNADLDATVKYLNATKKANMPRLVVTGFCWGGKATWMYAAHNPKIKCAIAWYGSLVNPPEQKSQSPIDIAQQLKVPVLGLYAGKDKNISLDQVAQMEKALAKGKSKSKIIIYPYAEHGFFADYRPSYQKSSAEQALSEMLQWIKQHS, from the coding sequence ATGCTCACAGACTCCAAAGGGAAGTTGCGTAATGTAAATCGGAGGGATTTTGTCCTGAAAACAGCGCTGCCAATCGGATTTGCGTTGGCTGTATCGCAGGTTGCGTTTTCTGTTATTGAGACAGATTTAGAAGGCATAGAAGCTTCAGAAATAAAAATTAAGTCTGGCAATATTGAGTTACCTGCTTATCAAGCGATGCCTAAACAAAAAAGTAACTTAACACCACTCATTATTTGCCACGAAATTTTTGGTGTGCATGAGCATATTCGCGATGTGTGTAGACGGTTTGCAAAACTTGGCTATTACGCTATTGCACCTTATTTGTATGCAAGACATGGAGAGGTGGCAAATATTAAGGATATTCCAACTATAATCTCAGATGTTGTTTCAAAAGTTACTGTTGCAGACGTGAATGCAGACCTTGATGCAACGGTCAAATATTTAAATGCCACAAAAAAAGCAAATATGCCTCGTTTAGTTGTGACTGGATTTTGTTGGGGTGGTAAAGCGACATGGATGTATGCGGCGCATAATCCTAAAATAAAATGTGCTATTGCTTGGTATGGAAGCCTTGTTAATCCGCCGGAACAAAAATCTCAATCACCAATTGATATTGCACAGCAGTTAAAAGTTCCTGTACTTGGCTTGTATGCTGGTAAAGATAAAAATATTTCTTTGGATCAAGTTGCGCAAATGGAAAAAGCCTTAGCAAAAGGAAAGAGTAAATCAAAAATTATTATCTATCCTTATGCGGAACATGGTTTTTTTGCTGATTATCGTCCATCATATCAAAAATCTTCGGCAGAACAGGCTTTGTCTGAAATGTTGCAATGGATTAAACAACATTCTTAG
- a CDS encoding sensor histidine kinase translates to MSSNSHLANVKANLRPLISVFYPSTVKQRIFLGIIIGTFFCLLIVQFLPIFFVLPIFLIYCYFILYVLVDKPTQSLLQLTRHGGFDVGVDKVAIVGHDEFSRIARAVQDMAKRMRGSILEAREQTSRLDEIFAAIGEGVVIVNYQGKVLKINNTVRRWLGWYTDVADRDILEVLRSVELSELIKKMIQNVSHDHAIQPQIIESLHLDGPEIRRVRAKIVVLHSEQQNPVFMIFLFDLTDIHKGEEIRREFFANVSHELKTPISAIRGYAEIIQDMPALKDNDMAQNFLTVIVRNSENLTKLIDEMLIVTGLESGSLTLVIKPYQIHEGIRRVVENILPKAKQAGVEIQSDVDPEIEEIYVDAQRFDSVLVNLVDNAVKYNRPGGIVKISVRKNDTHHIVFLEDTGIGIPNHSRLRAFERFYRVDKSHNRLGGGSGLGLAIVKHIVQAHGGTITLRSEVGVGSVFTIMLPKEPSKKKIDLLTPF, encoded by the coding sequence GTGAGCTCAAATTCTCACTTAGCAAATGTTAAAGCGAATTTACGTCCCTTAATTTCTGTTTTTTATCCAAGTACAGTTAAACAAAGAATTTTTTTAGGTATTATTATTGGCACTTTTTTTTGTTTGTTAATTGTTCAATTTTTACCAATATTTTTTGTGTTACCAATATTTTTAATTTATTGTTACTTTATTTTGTACGTGCTTGTTGATAAACCAACGCAATCTTTATTACAACTTACGCGTCATGGTGGTTTTGATGTTGGCGTTGATAAGGTGGCTATTGTTGGGCATGATGAATTTTCGAGAATTGCGCGTGCTGTGCAAGATATGGCCAAAAGAATGCGTGGCAGTATTCTTGAAGCACGAGAACAAACATCAAGACTTGATGAAATTTTTGCAGCCATAGGAGAAGGTGTTGTTATTGTTAATTACCAAGGAAAAGTTCTTAAAATTAACAATACAGTCAGGAGATGGCTTGGTTGGTACACCGATGTTGCTGATCGCGATATTTTAGAAGTGTTACGGAGCGTTGAACTATCAGAATTGATAAAAAAAATGATTCAAAATGTTTCTCATGATCACGCAATTCAGCCGCAAATTATTGAATCTTTGCATTTAGATGGTCCTGAAATTCGGCGTGTGCGAGCTAAAATTGTGGTTTTGCATTCGGAACAACAAAATCCTGTATTTATGATTTTTCTTTTTGATCTCACAGATATCCATAAAGGCGAAGAAATTCGCAGAGAGTTTTTTGCAAATGTCAGCCATGAGCTCAAAACTCCAATTTCTGCAATTCGTGGTTATGCAGAAATTATTCAAGACATGCCTGCATTAAAAGATAATGATATGGCACAAAATTTTTTAACTGTGATTGTAAGAAATTCAGAAAATCTCACAAAATTAATTGATGAAATGCTGATTGTGACAGGACTCGAGTCGGGATCGTTGACATTGGTGATCAAACCTTATCAAATTCACGAAGGAATTCGACGAGTTGTCGAAAATATTTTGCCTAAAGCAAAGCAAGCTGGAGTTGAGATTCAGTCGGATGTGGATCCTGAAATTGAAGAAATTTATGTTGATGCGCAAAGATTTGATTCTGTATTGGTGAACCTCGTAGACAATGCTGTGAAGTACAACCGTCCTGGTGGTATTGTGAAAATTAGTGTGCGCAAAAATGATACGCATCATATCGTTTTTTTAGAAGATACAGGAATTGGGATTCCTAATCATTCTCGTCTGCGTGCCTTTGAAAGGTTTTATCGTGTAGACAAATCACACAATCGATTGGGTGGCGGTTCTGGGCTTGGTTTGGCAATTGTCAAACATATTGTTCAGGCTCACGGAGGAACAATAACCCTACGGAGTGAAGTGGGAGTTGGTAGTGTTTTTACAATTATGTTACCTAAAGAGCCTAGTAAAAAGAAAATTGACTTATTAACCCCGTTTTGA
- the dtd gene encoding D-aminoacyl-tRNA deacylase encodes MYKKLRYRCVVQRAKHAEVCIDDVSQGKLDYGLVVFLGFGFAEKVEIDLLEEQQNNLNLYLDYHHQALSKLVDKLLLLRVFEDAQGKMNHSIKDICGGFYIISQFTLFADCRKSNRPHFLFAANKLIAEPMYEKFLQILKLKAANLPIFHGQFAADMKVSFCNDGPVTLIIESDAKGIV; translated from the coding sequence ATGTATAAAAAACTCCGCTATCGGTGTGTTGTCCAACGTGCAAAGCATGCAGAAGTATGCATTGACGATGTTTCACAGGGAAAACTGGATTATGGTTTAGTTGTTTTTTTAGGTTTTGGTTTTGCTGAAAAAGTTGAAATCGATTTGCTTGAAGAACAACAAAACAATTTAAATTTATATTTAGATTATCATCACCAAGCATTAAGTAAACTTGTGGATAAACTACTTTTGCTAAGAGTTTTTGAAGACGCACAAGGTAAAATGAATCATTCTATCAAAGATATTTGCGGAGGGTTTTATATAATTAGTCAATTTACATTGTTTGCAGACTGTCGCAAATCAAATAGACCACATTTTCTTTTTGCCGCAAATAAATTGATTGCAGAGCCAATGTATGAGAAATTTTTACAGATACTAAAATTAAAGGCAGCAAATTTACCCATATTTCACGGGCAGTTTGCTGCAGATATGAAAGTTTCGTTTTGTAATGATGGGCCTGTAACTTTAATTATTGAATCTGATGCGAAAGGAATTGTGTGA
- the hemL gene encoding glutamate-1-semialdehyde 2,1-aminomutase, whose protein sequence is MLNEQLLKNSNSLSVMERSRNIFPGGVNSPVRSFRSVGGEPLVFSHGHGKYLFDVDGNAFVDFCSSWGPLILGYSHPSVVSALHKQLDKAITFGAPSELEVQLAEKMQQWIPGLEMMRFVSSGTEATMSAVRAARAATKRNKFVKFEGCYHGHADQFLVKAGSGLATLGNTSSAGVPEGTIQDTLTAIYNSQESVSEIFNQYGSDIAAVIIEPIAANMGLVAPEPKFMHFLRDITKKYGTVLIFDEVMTGFRLCRGGAAEYFQIQPDLWTFGKIIGGGLPAAAYGGKKEIMQHISPLGSAYQAGTLSGNPLAMVAGFTTLCAIEEQNAFCQLESLGEYFDLLVQKQLTEFMEQSKICYFRVASFFCFFYGTNKLPKNFAEVSRTDMTLFNKVFHALLCEGIYLGPSGYEVGFLSTCIEKSDLEKLVLVIKDVLKRNN, encoded by the coding sequence ATGCTTAATGAACAATTGCTCAAAAATTCAAATTCATTGTCTGTCATGGAAAGAAGTCGCAACATATTTCCTGGAGGCGTAAACTCTCCGGTGCGGTCTTTTCGTTCTGTTGGTGGTGAGCCATTGGTGTTTTCTCATGGGCATGGCAAATACTTATTTGATGTTGATGGCAACGCTTTTGTTGATTTTTGTTCTTCTTGGGGGCCACTCATTTTAGGGTATTCTCACCCAAGTGTTGTTTCTGCACTGCACAAGCAGCTAGACAAAGCCATCACTTTTGGTGCCCCATCCGAACTCGAAGTGCAGCTTGCCGAAAAAATGCAACAATGGATTCCTGGTTTAGAGATGATGCGTTTTGTCAGCAGTGGTACAGAGGCGACAATGAGTGCAGTGCGCGCAGCCCGTGCTGCAACCAAAAGAAATAAATTTGTTAAATTTGAAGGCTGTTATCACGGCCATGCGGATCAATTTTTAGTGAAAGCAGGAAGTGGACTTGCGACATTAGGCAATACAAGCTCTGCGGGTGTGCCTGAGGGAACGATTCAAGACACCTTAACTGCTATTTACAATAGTCAAGAAAGTGTTTCCGAAATTTTTAATCAGTACGGTTCTGATATTGCCGCTGTCATTATTGAGCCCATTGCCGCTAATATGGGACTTGTTGCGCCTGAACCAAAGTTTATGCACTTTTTGCGTGATATCACCAAAAAATATGGAACGGTTTTAATTTTTGATGAAGTGATGACAGGTTTTCGTCTTTGTCGTGGCGGTGCCGCGGAGTATTTTCAAATACAACCTGATTTATGGACTTTTGGTAAAATTATTGGAGGCGGTCTTCCTGCTGCAGCCTATGGTGGCAAAAAAGAAATTATGCAACACATTTCTCCATTAGGCAGCGCGTATCAGGCTGGAACGTTATCGGGTAATCCTCTTGCAATGGTCGCAGGGTTTACAACTCTATGCGCCATAGAAGAACAAAATGCTTTTTGTCAGTTAGAATCGTTGGGAGAGTATTTCGATCTTTTAGTACAGAAACAGCTGACAGAGTTTATGGAACAATCAAAGATTTGTTACTTTAGGGTGGCCTCGTTTTTTTGTTTCTTTTATGGAACAAATAAACTTCCTAAAAATTTTGCAGAAGTATCGAGAACAGATATGACTTTATTTAATAAGGTATTTCATGCGTTACTTTGTGAAGGAATTTACCTTGGACCAAGTGGGTATGAAGTTGGTTTTTTAAGCACATGCATCGAAAAATCAGACTTAGAAAAATTGGTTTTAGTTATTAAAGATGTTTTAAAGCGCAACAATTAA
- a CDS encoding CTP synthase translates to MHQYDTKSHQRFSQHPVKYIFVTGGVVSSIGKGLAAASIGALLETRGLRVAMTKMDPYINVDPGTMSPFQHGEVFVTDDGAETDLDLGHYQRFTKANLAKRNSFTSGQVYDTVISKERRGDYLGGTVQVIPHITDQIKANIITASEGADVSIVEIGGTIGDIESLPFLEAIRQFRNDVGKENSIFIHVTLVPYIRAAGELKTKPTQHSVKELRSIGIQPDILICRADQPMAQDVRLKISTFCNLPKENVFEALDADSIYKMPIIYHEQRMDARIVELLGIWTAQPNLAEWNRIIECIERPKHHIQVAVVGKYMGTRDSYKSVYEALTHAGIANESQVKIVGIDSEQLTLQNAKEVLKEYDAILVPGGFGDRGILGKMAAIHYARENDVPFFGICLGMQLACLEFARNKLAIADATSEEFDSHAKNKVIHLMESQQGIDRKGGSMRLGAYDCVVRRNTKAFFAYQSDTVSERHRHRYEFNLKFKHRFEEAGFLVSGESPDGTLVEMMELKDHLWFLACQAHPELKSRPIAPHPLFKDFIAAALIHHKRKLEESSYA, encoded by the coding sequence ATGCATCAATACGATACTAAATCCCATCAAAGGTTCTCTCAACATCCCGTAAAGTATATATTTGTTACAGGAGGCGTCGTTTCCAGTATTGGAAAAGGGCTCGCTGCCGCAAGTATCGGAGCATTGCTGGAGACGCGCGGTTTGCGCGTAGCCATGACAAAAATGGATCCTTACATAAACGTTGACCCTGGGACAATGTCTCCATTTCAACATGGAGAAGTGTTTGTCACAGATGACGGTGCAGAAACCGATCTCGACTTGGGTCATTATCAAAGATTTACTAAAGCAAATTTAGCAAAACGCAATAGTTTTACCTCAGGCCAAGTCTACGATACCGTCATCAGCAAAGAACGCCGTGGCGATTATTTGGGAGGAACTGTGCAAGTGATTCCTCATATTACAGACCAAATAAAAGCAAATATCATCACAGCGTCTGAAGGTGCTGATGTTTCAATCGTAGAAATTGGTGGTACCATTGGCGATATCGAGAGCCTACCATTTCTCGAGGCAATCCGCCAGTTCCGTAACGATGTTGGCAAAGAAAATTCTATTTTTATCCATGTCACTCTTGTTCCGTATATTCGTGCAGCTGGAGAACTCAAAACAAAGCCCACTCAGCACTCGGTCAAAGAACTACGCTCTATTGGAATTCAACCAGATATCCTAATCTGTAGAGCTGATCAGCCTATGGCACAAGATGTGAGATTAAAAATTTCTACATTTTGCAACTTGCCAAAAGAAAATGTATTTGAGGCACTTGATGCAGATAGTATTTATAAAATGCCGATTATTTATCATGAGCAACGCATGGATGCTCGTATTGTCGAATTGCTTGGAATTTGGACGGCACAACCCAATTTAGCAGAATGGAATCGAATTATTGAGTGCATCGAACGGCCAAAACATCATATTCAAGTGGCTGTGGTGGGCAAGTATATGGGCACACGCGATTCGTATAAATCTGTTTATGAAGCCCTTACCCACGCAGGAATTGCAAATGAGTCACAGGTAAAAATTGTTGGGATTGATTCTGAACAACTGACTTTGCAAAATGCAAAAGAAGTTTTGAAAGAGTATGATGCCATTCTTGTTCCTGGTGGTTTTGGTGATCGTGGTATTTTAGGTAAAATGGCAGCAATCCATTATGCTCGCGAAAACGATGTTCCTTTTTTTGGTATTTGTCTTGGTATGCAGCTTGCTTGCCTTGAATTCGCGCGCAATAAACTTGCAATTGCGGATGCAACATCAGAAGAGTTTGATAGTCATGCAAAAAATAAAGTGATTCACTTGATGGAAAGCCAACAAGGAATTGATCGCAAAGGCGGTAGCATGCGACTTGGCGCTTACGATTGCGTTGTGCGCCGTAATACAAAAGCGTTCTTTGCGTATCAGTCAGACACAGTGAGCGAAAGACATCGTCATCGTTATGAATTTAATTTAAAGTTTAAACATCGATTTGAAGAAGCTGGGTTTTTAGTTTCTGGAGAAAGTCCAGACGGAACTCTGGTTGAGATGATGGAATTAAAAGATCATTTGTGGTTTTTAGCATGCCAAGCGCATCCAGAACTCAAAAGCAGACCGATTGCCCCTCATCCATTATTTAAAGATTTTATTGCCGCGGCTCTTATTCATCATAAACGTAAACTAGAGGAAAGTAGTTATGCTTAA